TATATCAGCAGCCTTGGAATTCGCTCAATAATGACGGCATCGAGGATACTCCACAACCGCTTCGTGCTCTGCGAGCTGCTGGACAGAGTCAGGGATGTCTTCGAAGTCTCAGGCCTGATGCGCCATCTTCCCATGTACGCCAGCGAGAGAGAAGCCCTGGAGGCCCTGAAGAAATTTCCCTGAGGTTTTTTCCGGGCGCGGAGTGAGCGCCATGCACTTTGTCCATATTCCCCATGCCTATACTGCCGAGGAGCAGAGGCGCCTCGGTTACGTGGCCGATTTCTGCCCGTACTGCCGGGGGCTCCGGTGCTTCAGTTTCGTGGAGATCAACCTCGTGACGAGATTCATGCTCATCCCCACAAGAAAAGAATTTGTCCGCGAGGAGATCAAATGCTCGGCGTGCAAAATCCGCCTCCTCAGCGAAAAGAAACGGTATACCGCCATTGAGAAAAAGCCCCTGCCGCCTGTCAAGCTCATGGAGAAAACTCTCCCCGGATTCAACAATGAGTTCGCCCACCGCCTCGCCCTTGAGGAAACCCTCGAGCTGGAGCCTCATTCCCTCCCCTGTGAAACACGGCAGTTCTTCATCAGGGAGATTTTCAACGTTCTCTCTCCGGACCTGGATTTCCGATGCAGCACATGCTGTATCGACCTGCCCGTCGCGATAGCGCTTACAGGCATCTTCGCGCTGCCCTTTCTCACTTATTTGAAGCTTGCAGACCTGGTGAGCTCCGAG
This sequence is a window from Candidatus Eremiobacterota bacterium. Protein-coding genes within it:
- a CDS encoding STAS domain-containing protein; this translates as MEIKERVQEGIKIVELKGSLDGEGAKKLDGRLKELFAFESRLLVNCKNLEYISSLGIRSIMTASRILHNRFVLCELLDRVRDVFEVSGLMRHLPMYASEREALEALKKFP